DNA sequence from the Oryza brachyantha chromosome 5, ObraRS2, whole genome shotgun sequence genome:
ATTTTGACATTGCTAAGAAGCCCATGTCCCATCCTAATAACGAGCTCACTTGATGGCAATTGCAAGGTTTGTTGCATCTCAGCTATCATTTCTTAACTTCTGTGTATGGTGGTCAGTATTGTGATTCTTGTCAGCTAGCTTGATATATCATAAAGAGTGCAATCTACAGTAGCTCTTGTACTCAGTCTAATGTACAGTTTTCATAAATTTAGTAATGAATTTTAGCTGCAGATAATACAgatattcaaaatatattacagTGAGTAAAATGGTCCTATGTGCCCAGTTCTTTTTTATACAATTctgttttttatatctatgcaGTTTACTGTATCTAACCTTTGCTTCCATATTGTACCTAGATCTCATGGCAACACAATGTAGTTAACTTTTGTCGTTTGTGTTATTTCATTGTTTAAAATATTCAGAAATAGTACAAAGATCAAACCGCGAATAAATTCTTACTGTTAAGATTTAGCACACTTTACAGAATAGAGATTTGAGCATAATTCCCATCAGGACTGATGACACCTTCGAGTGCATGTTCCTAGGTTACAGAACTAATGTCTGGGATACTAGTTCAGACAATTTCACTGTCCAGCTCAGTGACTACGATTGCAGTTGATCCTTTGGAACAATTTCTGCTCTGCGGAGCTGGTGATGCTGGCATATATGTCACTGTGTTGAATGAAATTGGGACAAAAAATTCTAGGCTGACACTATCTGAGGATAATTGCCAAATTCTTTCAGGACACAGGTAAGTGTTTATTTGGACTATAACCatcaatttataaattttgccTCTGTCACTCTTGGCAGCAGCacactatattttaaatttaacatatCTGTTGTAGCTCAGAATATAAACACAACTATAGGGAGTTCTAAAAGAAGACCGCATAGTCCTTTTATCACAATAAACTTGAATAATGTTTAATGTGCATTTACATGTCCATTTAGTATTAGTTCATTTCTATGTTCAATTGTTGTTTTAGGTAATGTCTGGACTATTTGAGatctaaaactaattaattactaaaataattttgagtCTAAAATTagttcatttaaaaaattattttgagttCATGTGTTGCAAATCGATGAAATAATCACCAAAACTTCAGACTAAATGACAATTCCTACTTGCCAACAGGGCTCCAATCAGTGCGTTAGCATTTAGTTCTGAAGGACCAAGGTTGGTTTCTGGATCACAGGATCGCGTTATCCTTATTTGGGACACAAGAACATGGCAAGTTATtaggaaaatagaaaataaaatgggtAAGTCTGCAAGAATTCTATTTCAGTTCGGATTTTCTTCAAAAGGGTGAATTTTAGTTCATACTATAAAGgggcttttgcaaatttgctatcgtttttttaattacaaagATATCACTTTTACGATAGTTTTGATggcaaatttgtaattttctagtgATAGTCTTGCCATAACGATTCAAACCGGTGGCAAATTTACAACTGTCCCTATTATGCAAGTTTCTTGTTTTACCAGTTATTTGTTGTCATTTTGTCAACAGGTGGGCATATAACAAATTTGCTAGTCATTCCAAAGGGAGCGATCTCAACTGTTCATCAAGGGAGAAATTCACTTGCCGTCAAGTTCCCTAAATTAGATAAGATATGCAAACCAACAAATGAAACAATGACATTTTTACGACCATCTCAATTCTCCGATAACCCAGTATCCTTCCAAAGTTCCAACCTTCTGGCTGAGCAAATCTTGGATTTAGAGGTAAATTTAACATATTATTATTCACCCAAACAATGTATTATTGTATTACAAACAATGTAAAGAAACCAAGACTACTGGGGTCACATGACAAGATTGTTCTTTCAACTATTTTACTAGGAAAAGAGAACTCCTGAAGCAGTAGAAATGATTATTGCAATGAACACTCGAGACAAGGTGAAGAACCAAACCATAGCGAAGGAGTTGGTTAATATGAACATGCTGGTGCAGGGACAGGTATTTGATGTGATGGATGCTGGTGCAGATGAGGATTAAGTCATTAATTAGTTCATCGTTTCGTCCAGTATGTACAATGAACATGATACGATGCTCGATATGTATCTTAGTATCAAAGAAAGTGACATGAATCCAGTTACCAGATAGTGCAAACTTCGAGATCATATTTTTCTGTGAATTGAGAGAAtgactattttatttggtactatttttttgttaatttatcTTTGAGATAACTCTTTGTGTTGTACCTGATATTtcattatgttttttctataattctATGTGTTGCTTGACACCTTATATGCCAATATGTTTCGTGTTTCATTCCATCTAGCCCTTTCTGTCACTATATCATGGCTTGTTCCAAATATGTTGCTCCTCATTCATACCCCCTAAGTGAGAAGACTAGCCACCTATATCAGAAGGACACAAGGAATTGTTTtgtagttttgaaaaaaaatttgagaggATGCAATAGGGATTTTATTGGTATTTTTGTGCTGAATTGGACAATAATATTCATTTTCCTTCCCCATTAATCGCTCAGGCATCAACCCAAATAACTTCAAACAAATTTCAAGGGAACAATGAACCTTTTTTTAGCTTAATATCCACAATCCCCATAAAAGTTGGTAGCCAAAATAGCAAGAATTGGCTGGGCCACAAAAGGGCCAAATTGGACTTTTTTTCATAGCTATATTCATCTCACTTCATAAGAAAAAACTGTGTATTATTCCGACACCTTTTGTCATGGAGGGTTATTTGCAAATGTGTTATCTACGTGGGATGTCACATCGGCGGTTAACTTTGGTCAAATGAGATTTGAACGGACTATGATTCATTAAACTAAGATGGTGAAATTGGATGTgtgatttttaagtttataggCCTAAGTAATATCCACTCTCAAGTttaaggatatatatatatcctctatcctactatcaggtgtagctactcccttggtagtaggatctaattttaatatatatatatatatatatatatatatatatatatatatatataaagtttacagaCCTAAATAACATTCACACctaagtttatggatctaGATAATATCCGCTCCTAATTTTAAGGATATgacatgtattttactcaaagaaaaaaacctTCAGATCattcatgaaaaagaaaaaaccttCAGTCTTTTTAACACGTAACATTGTATTCTTGCATGTTACTTACCGTTTGGGgagtgagtttttttatttttaaaacttttttattaaataattttattactatacctcggatgaaaatatttccatcgtatgaaccttttggccacaccaCTAACATtggtgtggcaagacaacACTGCTGCGCAGAGTTTTTGGCGTGGTAAGCTTGCCACGCCAACTAGGGTGCATGGTAATATTGTTTTGCCACACCACTAACACTGACGTGGCAAAGGTTTAtacagtgaaaatatttttttcaagatttagccataaaattatttattaaaaatattttaaagaataaaaaaattcgggAGCGGGTGGGTGGGTTGCAGGGTGCATTGTTTCATGTTGTTGCATGCAGTTTGCACTGCGATGGGACCACTCCTAGCAGGTCTAATTTGCTTCCTTGGCAACCTAGACCATGCCCACTTGTAACACCATGCCAAATATGTTACGGTTGGCATTCATCACGTGGTTAAGAAGATAGATTGCTCATGACGCACTAGTACACAAACATGTGCACCCAACCTTCTCTCCATGCCAATTCACCATGATTCTTTAACCactagtaaaaataattattacaaTCGGTTCAAGACAAAAGGCAGTTGCGCTAGTTTCAGCCAAATTAAACCATCCACCCTACACTTCCTCAACCCTCACCAATTCATGCCCGCTCGGAGCTCGCttccctcttcttctccaccaCCACTTCATCCAGTCACCCTTGATCCCCCTGTTTCATAAGTCCTATTGTTGCCCGCTCTCCCCCTCTCGTATAGGCCTTGGtgttgcccccccccccccccgccctcTTCGTAGCACCCACACCCCTTTCCCTAGTGACGGTGATGGGAGAAGGTGACGGCGATGTGTGCACGAAATAGTGATAGAGGGGAGGTGCAACAGGGATAGATTTGGTTAGCCAAAGCTCTGGGTTAGCAGACCCAGTTGTTGCAAGGATACCAGATCTAGTTGTTGCGAGCTCAAGAACACTAGATCTAGCCACCCTAAGCAAGAGCCCTGATGAGCGGTGGCGACAACAACGAGCAACGGAGGAGAGGCATGCAGATACAGGTAGGGTTAGATCCGGTAGCCCTAAACTCAAGGCCAGTGGATTTGGTCATTCCTAGCATAAACAGGGTAACAGGAACGAATGAGAGCTAGAAAGACCATGGGAACTTAACCACTTTAAGGAGCCACCATGTGCACAAGGAGTTACATTACGAAGCAATCAACAATTGCCCTAGGTGCTGTTTTTTTCCATCTCCATtttaatatcataaatatttcttttccaCTATTGGTTGTTTGGAACCAACAATACTGTCCAAGTAACATCCATGAGGTTGGGTGATGGTGACAGATGTGGGCAGCAATGATATAGGGGGAGATGCAAGAATGCTAGATTTGGCTGGCCAGATTTGATTGTTGCAAAGTTTGGGGTCACCAACTCTAGTTGTTGCGAGCATAGGAATCACATGGGTTTATTCCTGCCTCCAGAGCCCTAAAAGGATTCTTTTTTCCATGGGATTGAATCTATAGAAAGTTGAGTTGGGATCACTTGAACAAATAGAAATATGCCTTCATTTTTGGACATTTTGACCTTGGTCCTCATGAGATGGATGGAACTATTAACCAGTGCGGTAATGTCACAACACATCAGCACTGCATATAATTCCTTTCACGAATTTTACGCATCCTTTGGTGATATAAGAATGATCTTGAACTTTTATATTATCTCATCCAATAGATTATGGGTTGGGTTGGTTCAAGGCCAAAACAAGCATTAATAATGTTTTGGCAATGACCTGCCAATTTTTGGTAATAGTATTACATTTGGTTTGAGGCCAGAATAAATTCTGCCAAATTATTCTCTATCTTCACTTGGTAGAATTGGCTAGTGCCAAATTTGACAAAGGCATGCCAAATTTTGGTCTTAGACCAAATACTACTTCCAACACTATTGAACTTACCAATACTTTGGTAAGGTCACTTTTAGCCTTAAATCAAACTAGCCCTATATCTCTATTACCTCTCAATTACTAGTAATAGAATTAATGGGGCACACTTATTTCTAGACCTTTTGGCTTCATGTCAGGTTTTGCTTACCTTTTCCTGTGATACTCATGTATAGTTCCTAACACCATAGTCCGCAACCTACAAAGAGCAGATTAGCAAACTAATCAGAAATAATTGGAACACAATAATATGCGAACCATCTGGAAAATCCTGTCAATTTCTTCATCTGTGACAAGGCAAGCAATTGCCATTGTCACTTGTCAGTCACACAAGCTGAAAGTGAGCTAACAAAGATAGCCAAGTCAAGGCATCTGAAGTACTGAACTGAAAGAATGGATAGTCATTATCGCCAGTCACATGTTGTTAAACAACAGTTTAACTTTAACCACAACAAGGTTACAGGGTGACTAACTATAGCAAACTCTTGCTATAGTGCAACATTTTGGTACAACACGATCATTCGGCAACATTCTCCATCAGTATCATCTAGGAAACTGAAAAGGTGTTACAAAAGCTGCCGGTTTTGACATCTGGACAAAACATGTTTAAGCTTCTGATTCAATCTATGAACCCCCAAGAATTCTTGGTTCTTCTGTAATTGCACAATTTTTCTGTAGCAAAATGACCCTTCTGGCCTCAACAGAGATTGCCTCATCTCAACTAGCATAGCCCACCTGCCAAAAATAGAACAGAAATGATTATTTCACAGTTTCAACTCCTCATAGAATTGTAATACCACTTCAACAAATACATGGCATCAACACACCAGAGTAAATACCACTTCAACATAGTAACAGGCTGATAAGACTGGTTAAAACAATGATCATACATATGAACGACTGCAACCAAACTCATGTTAATTAGTTGAGTATCCATGAGGGCATGTCCTCGCATAGATGCTCATATCTTTGTAAGCATACATAACAGGACCAAAAATCCAGTAAAAAGTAATAAAGTACCAAAACGCACATGTGTAGCATGTATCCTGTTCTCAACTCGAAATtaaatcaacaaaaatataactgACTGATAGCGTGTAAAAGATCAATGATGTAGGCAGAAGtcacatatacaaaatgatGCAGGAGCTCCTATCCCAGACTAAATGTAGGACCAATATGAAATGAAGCTCTAACATACtgagaaaatgaaaatgggTGTACTGCCAGATAAAAATGCATTAAGTGTTAAAAAGTACCTTCAGCTAGGTGAGGAACCTAGACAGTATATTCAGTAGACTATGATGCAGGTTTTCTCCCCCTGCGTTTAGGCCTGTATTAACCAGTTACAATCACATGTCAGATCAGCAAAGAACTGTGTCAACAAAGACAATTTCTACTATTCATGgagttgacaaaaaaaatggtgaaCTTAGTTTGTGTGCTCTCTGAGACAAGAGGGAAGACAGAAAGTTATTGAAAACAATAGTAGGTAGTAAAACATTGCCAATTAAGGAAATCAATGacaagttataatttttttgaatgatgaatttttaatatagtatTTCCTAAAAATTAAGCCAGTGAGGGCAAGATCAATCTTGGCAATAATTCTCTGTATACTTCtgaagtcaaattttaattttgtaatatttccTGAAATTAGAACATAAAGCTAGTGGGGTATAATGATGTTACATCTCAATACCCCACTCCGTTGTCAATTATGATTCTAAACCCTGTACAATATACAAAAGGTTTCAATTAAGAAGAACAAATAAGGAACCACTGACTTGATATGCAAAATAAACTCTTTCCAATGGTGCATCGTTTCAGCTAGGAAAATGTGTGGACTGTGGAAGCTATAGTAGTGAGGTACAGAGACACAAATATATTCATCATTTCATCCATATCCAGTAATATGATTATGAAACTTTGAAAATGCAAACTTGATATGTGAAATAAACCGTCCAATGCAGTGTAACTTCTAGTTAGATATGCTGTTTTATGCTCTTCAATTTTCTTTATCTTATAACTAAAGCATAAGTCAGTTGAGATATTTAAGCTTCATGAGCATAACAATATGCTGCTTTCTCAGGAAATAATACCCCCACTGCATATTCCAAGATACAGAAAATGCATCATCATATTACCCAGGATCTTCCTTCACAGGATACAATGTCCAGGTGGTTCAGTCATGGAAACAGTGTATtagaaaaaacgaattttgtTACCACAACTAGTGGATCTACTGCagataaaatatcaaacagtGTTTCCACCAAAATACTTTGGTGACATACACAGCGTACCAAACAGCAGACATACCTGATTTATAGAAGATAAAAATGAAACCAAATAAACTGATATGAAAACATCCTTACATTGTGGATATATAGTTTTCTACTATTTTCTCTTCATCTTCATTAAGCATAAACCACATGTCTTTGTTCCCCACTGAATTGTCAGCATCAACCTCTGATATAGACATGATGTTATACAACCAATTTTTGATTGCAGAACTTAAGAGGAAGTAAAGTTTGTTGTATAACACTTCCAAACAAACCTTGGAGCATCATTGTTGTGTTGTTACAATAGTCATCCAGCTTCCAATAGATTCCCGCTTTGTTAACCATGACAGGATTAGTTCTTAGGAAACCTCCATGCTTCTTTTCTAATGTTGCCATAATTcataattgagaaaaaaattaataacaatGATCCGTTTAATCTCCAGCACGTTACAGGAAACAAACAGCGCAGGAGATCATGCAAAATGTTCTATCGAATCAGTTTAGAAGGCTATGGCAATCATGTTTAGTAATACCATTTGTACCATTTGTGTCTGCATGCTTGCCTTCTTTCACATCCTTTTGTTGAGAAACGCCATTCTTATCTTCCTCAACAGTAACAGCTCCGTCTTCAGTTTTCACAAGTGCTACTTCATCTGTGTTCTTCTttattgtttcttcttttggcTCCTAACAAACAAGAGAAATTTTGCTAATTGCTCAAACCATGTAACAAGTGGGGGCAAGGCAAGCTAAGATcaaaaccttttcttttgcagaCGGAGCTTTTTCTTTGGAAGGGTTTTTGCTTTCAGATAATATGCAATTCCTCAACTTTCTGAACAATGTTAATAGTAATTAAAACATCAGTAATAACAGCATAATAGAGAAGGAAATTTCAAACAAATGTGTAGCTAATACTTACTCAGTAGAGAGACTTTCATCACACAAAAAGTTCAGAACACGGAGCTTACAAGAAGGGCTCAGGTTTTTATATCCCGATACCCCCTGATCTAAGGAGTCAAGAGGGAGTTCCTTTGGGGCAATGATTGACTCATTTATACATTTTCCAACATCGACAATCCATGTGTCGTTATCTCTTGAATATGTTATAGGCCTGAGAACAAAATAAtctcatttataattttatgaactGCATTAATAAAAACAAGGCTGAGCTTGGGATGTATGTACTTCATTCCTCGGTCTTCTTGGATGATAGATAACAGAGTTATGTGGAAGTCAGAAACGACCGAGGACACCACTCGAAGTCCACGACCTCCAGCTATGTCCCGGAGGATTCTTTCTGGTTGACCCTTCCTTACTTGAAAAATCTAcgggaaaaaaaaccatttggTATGTTATTCCATTTGCAATACAAAAACATAATCTGAATATACATGTGACACTCAGAGCAGATTAGCATATTAACTAAGGAAACAAGgtgtagttttaaaatttccGATTCAATTAAAAAGAAGCAAAACATGACTCAAATTGTTATGTCCATCAGAAATAAATGCAtgctttatatatgtaaaacaaGATAGCAGA
Encoded proteins:
- the LOC102713275 gene encoding protein ROOT INITIATION DEFECTIVE 3-like, encoding MGGEKEAVLAVCASDAGGVVYDINTGEKIVCIQDCVAPPHGLAFVDGFLLAASRTDKDQPIFGSAIYFWAPSKIKEVQKSYVAEAIEPIACSKDGVFLVGGARSGHAYIWEIASGALLKRWRGHKTAISCLAFSQDTSLLISGSIDGTVCTWSMISLFQAEEPRPIEGTEIYLNFYNVKQNEHKASITGILTLLRSPCPILITSSLDGNCKVTELMSGILVQTISLSSSVTTIAVDPLEQFLLCGAGDAGIYVTVLNEIGTKNSRLTLSEDNCQILSGHRAPISALAFSSEGPRLVSGSQDRVILIWDTRTWQVIRKIENKMGGHITNLLVIPKGAISTVHQGRNSLAVKFPKLDKICKPTNETMTFLRPSQFSDNPVSFQSSNLLAEQILDLEEKRTPEAVEMIIAMNTRDKVKNQTIAKELVNMNMLVQGQVFDVMDAGADED